One window from the genome of Streptomyces sp. WZ-12 encodes:
- a CDS encoding (Fe-S)-binding protein, with protein MRVALFVTCINDTLRPRTGQAVVTLLERLGVEVDFPDAQSCCGQPQFNTGYRHATEPLVRRFDRAFADYEYVVTPSGSCAAMVRDNYPRIAARAAAEGRGRELAGAAARAVPKTYELTEFLVDVLGVTDVGAYYPHTVTYHPTCHGLRLLGLGDRPRRLLERVRGLTLKELPGAEECCGFGGTFAVKNPAVSAAMGADKVRAVTGTGAEAVCTVDNSCLLHLGGMLTRQGSPVRPVHLAEILASTEADAQRSGAAKEGVR; from the coding sequence GTGCGGGTAGCACTGTTCGTCACCTGCATCAACGACACGCTCCGACCACGGACCGGGCAGGCGGTGGTGACGCTGCTGGAGCGGCTGGGCGTCGAGGTCGACTTCCCCGATGCGCAGAGCTGTTGCGGCCAGCCGCAGTTCAACACCGGCTACCGGCACGCCACCGAGCCGCTGGTGCGCCGCTTCGACCGGGCGTTCGCGGACTACGAGTACGTGGTGACCCCGTCCGGCTCCTGTGCGGCGATGGTGCGGGACAACTACCCGCGGATCGCGGCGCGGGCCGCGGCGGAGGGGCGCGGCAGGGAGCTGGCCGGGGCCGCGGCGCGGGCGGTGCCCAAGACCTACGAGCTGACGGAGTTCCTGGTGGACGTGCTGGGGGTGACCGACGTCGGCGCGTACTACCCGCACACCGTCACCTACCACCCGACCTGCCACGGGCTGCGGTTGCTGGGGCTCGGCGACCGGCCGCGACGGCTGCTGGAGCGGGTGCGGGGGCTGACGCTCAAGGAGTTGCCGGGCGCCGAGGAGTGCTGCGGGTTCGGCGGGACGTTCGCGGTGAAGAACCCGGCGGTGTCGGCCGCGATGGGCGCCGACAAGGTCCGGGCGGTCACCGGGACCGGCGCGGAGGCGGTGTGCACGGTGGACAACTCCTGTCTGCTGCACCTCGGGGGCATGCTCACCCGGCAGGGATCGCCGGTCCGCCCGGTGCACCTGGCCGAGATCCTGGCCAGCACGGAGGCCGATGCCCAGCGCAGTGGGGCCGCGAAAGAGGGGGTCCGATGA
- a CDS encoding GntR family transcriptional regulator has product MAAGQPQRRRPVVALYERMVEAIRAGTYPPGSTLPTEPRLAAELGVGRPALREALILLQEDGVITVRRGVGRTVSRHLPPRGFEFLKPVEQLLGEGRQTATVPLARTREEPTDFSTQHLVLPAHGEVRFWESVIEVDGVPVCLTQEWAADETVAELLPDAVAAFDGPDGRTSSMLRLLLDAGRGLPLTGGSTIVATTLGRQRGAQLGRPADTPGVLVTQVVRLDRTPLLAAKHMVPPGAPALPVWQAR; this is encoded by the coding sequence ATGGCTGCCGGACAACCCCAGCGGCGACGGCCCGTCGTCGCGCTCTACGAGCGGATGGTCGAGGCCATCCGCGCCGGCACCTACCCGCCGGGCTCCACCCTGCCCACCGAGCCCCGGCTCGCCGCCGAACTGGGCGTCGGCCGGCCCGCGTTGCGCGAGGCGCTGATCCTGCTCCAGGAGGACGGCGTGATCACGGTGCGGCGCGGGGTGGGCCGCACGGTCAGCCGCCATCTGCCGCCGCGCGGCTTCGAGTTCCTCAAGCCGGTGGAGCAACTGCTGGGGGAGGGGCGGCAGACCGCGACCGTGCCGCTGGCCCGGACCCGCGAGGAGCCCACCGACTTCTCCACCCAGCACCTGGTCCTGCCGGCCCACGGCGAGGTGCGCTTCTGGGAGAGCGTGATCGAGGTCGACGGCGTGCCGGTCTGCCTGACCCAGGAGTGGGCCGCGGACGAGACCGTCGCGGAGCTGCTGCCGGACGCCGTCGCGGCGTTCGACGGGCCCGACGGGCGGACCTCGTCGATGCTGCGGCTGCTGCTGGACGCCGGGCGGGGGCTGCCGCTGACCGGCGGCAGCACCATCGTGGCCACCACCCTCGGCAGGCAGCGCGGCGCCCAGTTGGGCCGCCCCGCGGACACCCCCGGCGTCCTGGTCACCCAGGTCGTACGGCTCGACCGCACCCCGCTGCTGGCCGCCAAGCACATGGTGCCGCCGGGCGCCCCCGCGCTCCCGGTGTGGCAGGCGCGCTGA
- a CDS encoding DUF7848 domain-containing protein — MTGAGRVLQWTLQANSGPTYVGKCWDCTKFSLGTPSKDDARSWCLQHVGATGHTDFDVTAEESFVAVLAEHPAT; from the coding sequence ATGACGGGGGCGGGGAGGGTCCTGCAATGGACGCTCCAAGCGAATTCGGGACCCACGTACGTGGGGAAGTGCTGGGACTGCACGAAGTTCAGTCTTGGTACTCCTTCCAAGGATGACGCCCGGAGTTGGTGTCTTCAGCACGTGGGAGCCACCGGTCACACCGACTTCGACGTAACGGCGGAGGAGTCCTTTGTCGCCGTACTTGCGGAGCATCCGGCGACGTAG
- the cas1 gene encoding CRISPR-associated endonuclease Cas1 → MTDAEIPELAEIFAPRTIGPTLIVEGFGAKLTVERGQLAIHDGFGPHRRTNQLSRIERRVKRIIIKAVDGYLTIDAMKWCKDVGISVIMLDPAGDVLMTSPADTYYEGRLHRAQALGSIEAVRYIMDRKITGQYEVSGHPRIKDHLIRLQHDVDTIPEITAIEAKTSRYYWASIRGTQVKFRGDVPEHWTTFQTRSSALQYAGKTPRKAVTPFNALLNLGYSIGYAEARLACHALGLDTELGLLHRPKEHKSHSMALDLVEVARPHVDQMVLDLVTERVFTRRDFHETNEGQCTVGSPLDREVIEQAREAVKEPLAEAAEDVTHILAESCDTKIKKRTPLTRRTLKATH, encoded by the coding sequence ATGACGGATGCTGAAATCCCCGAACTGGCCGAGATTTTCGCTCCCCGCACCATCGGACCCACACTCATCGTAGAAGGCTTCGGAGCCAAACTCACCGTGGAACGCGGACAGTTGGCCATCCACGATGGCTTCGGCCCCCACCGCCGCACCAACCAACTCTCCCGAATCGAACGGAGAGTGAAACGCATCATCATCAAAGCCGTTGACGGTTACCTCACCATCGACGCGATGAAGTGGTGCAAAGACGTGGGAATCAGCGTCATCATGCTCGATCCAGCCGGAGATGTCCTTATGACATCTCCGGCTGACACCTACTACGAAGGCCGGCTGCACCGAGCACAAGCACTCGGCAGCATCGAAGCCGTGCGGTACATCATGGATCGCAAAATCACCGGACAGTACGAGGTCAGCGGACACCCCCGGATCAAAGACCACTTGATCCGGCTGCAACACGACGTAGACACCATCCCCGAAATTACCGCGATCGAAGCCAAGACCAGCCGCTACTACTGGGCCAGCATCAGGGGCACCCAGGTCAAGTTCCGTGGCGACGTGCCCGAACACTGGACGACATTCCAAACACGCTCCTCCGCATTGCAGTACGCAGGGAAGACACCACGTAAGGCTGTAACCCCGTTCAACGCACTGTTGAACCTTGGCTACTCGATTGGCTACGCCGAAGCACGGCTAGCCTGCCACGCCTTAGGACTCGACACGGAACTAGGGCTGCTGCACCGCCCCAAGGAACACAAGTCACACAGCATGGCTCTGGACCTAGTGGAAGTCGCCCGGCCTCACGTAGACCAGATGGTTCTTGATCTGGTCACAGAACGAGTCTTCACTCGTCGCGACTTCCACGAAACCAACGAGGGTCAATGCACGGTGGGAAGCCCACTTGATCGCGAAGTCATCGAACAGGCGCGAGAAGCGGTCAAGGAGCCGCTAGCCGAAGCCGCTGAAGACGTTACGCACATACTTGCGGAATCGTGTGACACTAAGATCAAAAAGCGGACGCCCCTCACAAGGCGGACCCTCAAAGCTACACATTGA
- a CDS encoding ATP-binding protein, with translation MPPERVPWSELGPEFIGSWGWPGGKWEPEHLAILGPTGSGKSFFMTHIIDQRARRSGANAVIIATKPADSTMTRLTRSGEWKMRRTWPPSYGEERVIFWPKATGLAEGVQQQRKAIYEVLAETWKPDANTIVAFDEIAYVEQDLRLQPFITKYWREARSLGITIVATTQRPRYVSRYMHSEPTWSVAFLPSDEDEAKRVAEIIGGRRKYTEVLMSLEPREFLIIHRRKRLAYISRIA, from the coding sequence ATGCCGCCGGAACGAGTCCCGTGGTCTGAACTCGGGCCCGAGTTCATCGGCTCATGGGGGTGGCCGGGCGGGAAATGGGAGCCTGAACACTTGGCGATTCTCGGGCCGACGGGTTCCGGGAAATCCTTCTTCATGACGCACATCATCGACCAACGGGCCCGACGTAGCGGCGCGAACGCGGTGATTATCGCGACGAAGCCAGCGGATTCGACCATGACGCGACTCACGAGAAGCGGTGAGTGGAAAATGCGTCGCACATGGCCACCGTCCTACGGTGAAGAACGCGTCATATTCTGGCCCAAAGCAACGGGGCTCGCTGAAGGTGTTCAGCAGCAGCGCAAAGCAATCTACGAAGTTCTCGCGGAAACCTGGAAACCGGACGCGAATACCATCGTCGCTTTCGACGAAATCGCCTACGTCGAACAGGACCTACGCCTTCAACCCTTCATCACGAAGTATTGGCGAGAGGCGCGGTCCCTAGGAATCACGATTGTCGCGACAACACAGCGACCTCGGTACGTATCCCGCTACATGCATTCAGAGCCAACCTGGTCAGTCGCATTTCTGCCCAGTGATGAGGATGAAGCAAAGCGAGTTGCCGAGATTATCGGCGGGCGGCGTAAGTACACCGAAGTGTTGATGTCTCTTGAGCCCCGAGAATTCCTCATCATTCATCGCAGAAAAAGGCTTGCGTACATTTCTCGGATCGCGTAG
- a CDS encoding LutC/YkgG family protein yields MSSRDVVLARVRRALADVPRGEGPYDPPVPRDYHRVHGSRTTEETVELLAEHLADYRAVVHRCAADDLPALIGRLLAERGARTVVVPPGLDPRWLSVAEAAQVPDRAADTARELDAVDSVVTGCALAVAETGTLVLDGGPDQGRRRITLVPDHHICVVCVPDQVVGSVPEALPRLSPERPLTWISGPSATSDIELDRVEGVHGPRTLEVVLASGPAAG; encoded by the coding sequence GTGAGCAGCAGGGACGTGGTGTTGGCGCGGGTACGGCGGGCGCTGGCCGATGTGCCGCGGGGCGAGGGGCCCTACGATCCACCGGTCCCCCGCGACTACCACCGGGTGCACGGGTCGCGGACGACCGAGGAGACCGTGGAACTGCTCGCGGAGCATCTGGCGGACTACCGGGCGGTGGTGCACCGCTGCGCCGCCGACGACCTGCCGGCGCTCATCGGCCGGCTGTTGGCCGAGCGCGGGGCGCGGACGGTGGTGGTGCCGCCGGGGCTGGACCCGCGGTGGCTCTCCGTCGCCGAGGCGGCCCAGGTCCCGGACCGGGCCGCGGACACCGCGCGCGAACTGGACGCCGTGGACAGCGTGGTGACCGGGTGCGCGCTGGCCGTCGCGGAGACCGGCACGCTGGTGCTGGACGGCGGTCCGGACCAGGGCCGGCGCCGGATCACCCTCGTCCCGGACCACCACATCTGTGTCGTGTGCGTTCCGGACCAGGTGGTCGGGTCGGTCCCGGAGGCGCTGCCGCGGCTCTCCCCGGAGCGCCCGCTGACCTGGATCTCCGGGCCGTCCGCCACCAGCGACATCGAGCTGGACCGGGTGGAGGGGGTGCACGGCCCGCGAACGCTGGAGGTCGTCTTGGCAAGTGGCCCTGCGGCCGGCTGA
- a CDS encoding adenosine deaminase, giving the protein MTLSDKLLAPQSTDVLAPEWIRRAPKVLLHDHLDGGLRPETIIELAGALGYRALPSTDPAELAAWFRDAADSGSLERYLETFAHTCAVMQTAEALYRIAAECAEDLAADGVVYAEVRYAPEQHLTGGLTLDEVVEAVNAGFREGERRAAATGRRIRVGTLLCAMRHAERAREIAELAVAHRDRGVAGFDIAGGEIGNPAARHADAFDYLRSQGARVTIHAGEAVGAESIREAVLRCGAHRIGHGVRITDDIAVDADGNVTLGRLASYVRDQRIALEVCPTSNLQTGAATSYPEHPIDLLRRLGFRVCLNTDNRLVSGTTMTREFQHLQRTFGYRAAELEEFTLNAAKAAFLPFDERTALINEVIRPGYAKLRAAELSRVPVGESAAAPAA; this is encoded by the coding sequence ATGACGTTGTCTGACAAGTTGCTTGCCCCGCAGTCCACCGATGTGCTCGCCCCGGAGTGGATCCGCCGCGCCCCCAAGGTGCTGCTCCACGATCACCTCGACGGTGGCCTGCGTCCGGAGACGATCATCGAGCTGGCCGGCGCCCTCGGCTACCGGGCGCTGCCGAGCACCGATCCGGCCGAGCTGGCGGCCTGGTTCCGGGACGCCGCCGACTCCGGTTCCCTGGAGCGGTACTTGGAGACGTTCGCGCACACCTGCGCCGTGATGCAGACCGCCGAGGCGCTGTACCGGATCGCGGCGGAGTGTGCCGAGGACCTGGCCGCCGACGGCGTGGTCTACGCCGAGGTCCGGTACGCCCCCGAGCAGCACCTCACCGGCGGCCTGACCCTCGACGAGGTCGTCGAGGCGGTCAACGCCGGCTTCCGCGAGGGGGAGCGGCGCGCCGCGGCGACCGGCCGGCGGATCCGCGTCGGCACCCTGCTGTGCGCCATGCGGCACGCCGAGCGCGCGCGGGAGATCGCCGAACTCGCCGTCGCCCACCGCGACCGCGGGGTGGCCGGCTTCGACATCGCCGGCGGCGAGATCGGCAACCCCGCCGCCCGGCACGCCGACGCCTTCGACTACCTCCGCAGCCAGGGCGCCCGGGTGACCATCCACGCCGGCGAGGCGGTCGGCGCCGAGTCCATCCGCGAGGCGGTGCTGCGCTGCGGCGCCCACCGCATCGGCCACGGGGTCCGGATCACCGACGACATCGCGGTCGACGCCGACGGCAACGTCACCCTCGGACGCCTCGCCTCCTACGTCCGCGACCAGCGGATCGCGCTGGAGGTCTGCCCGACCTCCAACCTCCAGACCGGCGCCGCCACCAGCTACCCCGAGCACCCCATCGACCTGCTCCGCCGACTCGGCTTCCGGGTCTGCCTCAACACCGACAACCGCCTGGTCAGCGGCACCACCATGACGCGGGAGTTCCAGCACCTGCAACGGACCTTCGGCTACCGCGCCGCCGAACTGGAGGAGTTCACGCTCAACGCCGCCAAGGCCGCGTTCCTCCCCTTCGACGAGCGCACCGCCCTGATCAACGAGGTGATCCGCCCCGGCTACGCCAAGCTGCGGGCGGCCGAGCTCAGCCGCGTCCCGGTGGGGGAGTCGGCCGCCGCCCCGGCCGCGTAG
- a CDS encoding tetratricopeptide repeat protein: protein MGTPEPNRGLERLHRETGWTLRQFAQEVNRIGTERRTPVKYREPSVHQWLKGHMPREGTRTLILEALARRLGRPVTHSEAGFPSPPNQSHVSANSVEGLVDLGREDMDPSRRSVIEAGLFSVALNVPGWPDVVGRMEAVQTGQTQRVGMPEVEMVIAMTERISDLDDQFGGRHARPMAAAFLVNTVAPYLKADAPESVRKAMMSAASDLCYLTGYMAVDEGVHGLAQQYYVKALELAGASEDHLTYCTTLRGMSVQAVDLGHGRQAMRLADAAASASPNAGPRMRAFLSGQQAHASAQIGDSGNALTYIREAETAMEKAESRAKAFGSYDPSSLLYHVSQVRYELGDTVGSVSALEQSDRQRQGVYRRARVRHRCTLAERQLEIGHLEAACETWNLALDDYPSVQSGRADDRIRSMYTRIRPHLKNHAARELYERARLVTPSAWFA, encoded by the coding sequence GTGGGTACGCCTGAACCGAACAGAGGTCTTGAGCGACTGCACCGTGAGACTGGCTGGACGCTCCGTCAGTTCGCACAAGAGGTCAACCGCATCGGCACCGAACGGCGAACGCCCGTGAAGTACCGGGAGCCATCCGTTCACCAATGGCTCAAGGGCCACATGCCACGGGAGGGCACTCGAACACTGATCTTGGAAGCCCTGGCTCGGAGACTTGGTCGCCCTGTCACGCACAGTGAGGCAGGGTTTCCGTCACCCCCAAATCAATCGCATGTCAGTGCGAATTCCGTGGAAGGGCTTGTTGATTTGGGGAGGGAAGACATGGACCCTTCACGCCGCAGCGTTATTGAGGCTGGACTTTTCTCTGTCGCCCTCAACGTGCCAGGCTGGCCTGATGTTGTCGGTCGAATGGAGGCTGTGCAGACGGGCCAGACTCAGCGCGTAGGAATGCCTGAAGTTGAAATGGTCATCGCAATGACCGAGCGAATTTCCGACCTTGATGACCAGTTCGGCGGCCGTCATGCTCGGCCGATGGCGGCGGCGTTCCTCGTGAATACAGTCGCTCCGTACCTCAAGGCCGATGCCCCCGAATCAGTGCGTAAAGCGATGATGTCGGCTGCGTCCGACTTGTGTTACCTAACTGGGTACATGGCCGTTGACGAAGGGGTTCATGGGCTGGCCCAGCAGTATTACGTAAAGGCGCTGGAACTTGCCGGTGCGTCTGAGGATCATTTGACGTACTGCACAACTCTGCGGGGTATGAGTGTTCAAGCAGTAGACCTTGGACACGGGCGACAAGCCATGCGGTTGGCTGATGCCGCCGCGTCCGCATCACCAAATGCCGGCCCAAGGATGCGTGCCTTCCTTTCTGGTCAGCAGGCCCACGCCTCAGCTCAGATCGGTGACAGCGGTAACGCGTTGACGTATATCCGGGAAGCTGAGACAGCTATGGAAAAGGCGGAATCCCGAGCAAAGGCTTTCGGTTCTTACGATCCGTCGTCACTGCTCTACCACGTGAGTCAAGTTCGGTATGAACTCGGCGACACGGTTGGGTCAGTTAGCGCATTGGAGCAGTCGGACCGACAACGGCAGGGTGTGTATCGACGTGCACGTGTCCGCCACCGGTGCACCCTGGCCGAGCGTCAGCTAGAAATTGGACACCTTGAGGCAGCTTGCGAGACCTGGAATCTCGCCCTTGATGACTATCCGAGTGTTCAATCCGGCCGTGCGGACGACCGTATTCGATCTATGTATACGCGAATTCGCCCCCACCTCAAAAACCATGCTGCACGGGAACTTTACGAGCGGGCCCGATTGGTTACCCCATCTGCGTGGTTCGCTTGA
- a CDS encoding MFS transporter: protein MSNAQPIAEDRAPGGARPPSRTRQLAAASIGNAVEWYDWYAYSFLAVYFADQVFPKDAGNSLVPLLSTFAVFAVGFFMRPVGGLLMGAVADRRGRRTALTLTILLMGGGSLLVALTPTYAATGLLAPVVLVLARLVQGLSVGGEFAASTTFLVESAGPGRRGLFSSFQYISTTVGQLLASGVGALLAALLTDDQMGRWGWRIAFLGGALLSLLGLWIRRGARETLTPVQDGEPADRPGLFEALRRYPRQSLLICGITAGATLAYYTWTTYLPTYAQVNAGFDKGDALLVGTLSLAFFAVLQPLGGLLSDRIGRKPLLLTFALGFAVLAVPLLHLVTDAFASLLLVQCVGMVLLTGYTSIAAAVNAEIFPARVRAAGIGFPYSVTVALFGGTAPYVGTWFKQAGHPDLFPWYVSALCLVSFVVYLMLPETARRPLER from the coding sequence ATGTCGAACGCACAGCCCATAGCGGAGGACCGGGCGCCCGGCGGTGCCCGCCCGCCGTCGCGCACACGGCAGTTGGCCGCCGCCTCCATCGGCAACGCCGTGGAGTGGTACGACTGGTACGCCTACTCCTTCCTGGCGGTCTACTTCGCCGACCAGGTCTTCCCCAAGGACGCCGGCAACTCCCTGGTGCCGCTGCTGTCCACCTTCGCGGTCTTCGCCGTCGGCTTCTTCATGCGCCCGGTCGGCGGGCTGCTGATGGGCGCGGTCGCCGACCGGCGCGGCCGGCGCACCGCCCTGACCCTCACCATCCTGCTGATGGGCGGCGGCAGTCTGCTGGTCGCGCTCACCCCCACCTACGCGGCGACCGGACTGCTCGCCCCGGTCGTGCTGGTCCTCGCGCGGCTGGTCCAAGGGCTTTCGGTGGGCGGCGAGTTCGCGGCCTCCACCACGTTCCTGGTCGAGTCCGCCGGGCCGGGCCGGCGCGGCCTGTTCTCCAGCTTCCAGTACATCTCCACCACCGTCGGCCAACTGCTCGCCTCCGGCGTCGGCGCGCTGCTCGCCGCGCTGCTCACCGACGACCAAATGGGCCGGTGGGGCTGGCGGATCGCCTTCCTCGGCGGTGCCCTGCTGAGCCTGCTCGGCCTGTGGATCCGGCGCGGCGCCCGGGAGACCCTCACCCCCGTCCAAGACGGGGAACCGGCCGACCGCCCCGGCCTCTTCGAGGCCCTGCGCCGCTACCCCCGGCAGTCGCTCCTCATCTGCGGCATCACCGCCGGCGCCACCCTCGCCTACTACACCTGGACCACCTACCTGCCCACCTACGCCCAGGTCAACGCCGGTTTCGACAAGGGCGACGCGCTCCTGGTCGGCACCCTGTCGCTGGCCTTCTTCGCGGTGCTGCAACCGCTCGGCGGCCTGCTCTCGGACCGCATCGGACGCAAGCCGCTGCTGCTCACCTTCGCGCTGGGCTTCGCCGTGCTGGCGGTGCCGCTGCTCCACCTGGTCACCGACGCGTTCGCCTCCCTGCTGCTGGTGCAGTGCGTCGGCATGGTGCTGCTCACCGGTTACACCTCGATCGCCGCCGCGGTGAACGCCGAGATCTTCCCGGCCCGGGTGCGCGCCGCCGGCATCGGCTTCCCGTACTCCGTCACCGTCGCCCTCTTCGGCGGCACCGCCCCCTACGTCGGCACGTGGTTCAAGCAGGCCGGCCACCCGGACCTCTTCCCCTGGTACGTCTCCGCGCTCTGCCTGGTGTCCTTCGTCGTCTACCTGATGCTCCCGGAGACCGCGCGGCGGCCGCTGGAGCGCTGA
- a CDS encoding lactate utilization protein B, with translation MSRSFLGMPAFPRAAALSTRDTRLRANLTHATHTIRDKRAGAVAELDDWAQLRAAGAAIKDRTLRHLDHYLERLEESVTAAGGRVHWAADADEANRIVTRLVRETGEREVVKVKSMATQEIGLNEALAQAGIRAYETDLAELIVQLGDDLPSHILVPAIHRNRGEIRDIFRREMGRWGRPAPEGLSDSPAELAEAARLHLREKFLTAKVGISGANFMVAESGTLVVVESEGNGRMCLTLPETLISIVGIEKVVPTWQDLEVFLQLLPRSSTAERMNPYTTTWTGTTDGDGPRTFHLVLLDNGRTDTLADTVGRQALRCIRCSACLNVCPVYERAGGHAYGSPYPGPIGAILTPQLRGITGPLEQSLPYASSLCGACYEVCPVAIDIPEVLVHLRERVVEGGPVTRRGARVVLKPAKGHAAERAAMRAAAWAFDHPGALRGGMRLAARTRRLHPGRLPGPGRAWSDTRALPAVPAESFRDWWQRTRGGADRSRRGGVK, from the coding sequence ATGAGCCGCAGCTTCCTCGGCATGCCGGCGTTCCCGCGGGCCGCGGCACTCTCCACCCGGGACACCCGGCTGCGGGCCAACCTCACCCACGCCACCCACACCATCCGCGACAAACGGGCCGGTGCGGTGGCCGAGTTGGACGACTGGGCACAGTTGCGGGCCGCGGGCGCCGCGATCAAGGACCGCACGCTCCGCCATCTCGACCACTACCTGGAACGGTTGGAGGAGTCGGTGACGGCCGCCGGTGGCCGGGTGCACTGGGCGGCGGACGCCGACGAGGCCAACCGGATCGTGACCCGGCTGGTCCGGGAGACCGGCGAACGTGAGGTCGTCAAGGTCAAGTCGATGGCGACGCAGGAGATCGGGCTCAACGAGGCGCTGGCGCAGGCGGGCATCCGGGCCTACGAGACGGATCTGGCGGAGCTGATCGTGCAGCTCGGCGACGACCTGCCGTCGCACATCCTGGTGCCGGCGATCCACCGCAACCGCGGGGAGATCCGCGACATCTTCCGCCGGGAGATGGGCCGTTGGGGCCGCCCGGCCCCCGAGGGGTTGTCCGACTCCCCCGCCGAGCTGGCGGAGGCGGCCCGGCTGCATCTGCGGGAGAAGTTCCTGACCGCGAAGGTGGGGATCTCCGGCGCCAACTTCATGGTCGCCGAGAGCGGCACGCTGGTGGTCGTGGAGTCCGAGGGCAACGGCCGGATGTGCCTGACCCTGCCGGAGACCCTGATCTCCATCGTCGGCATCGAGAAGGTGGTGCCGACCTGGCAGGACCTGGAGGTCTTCCTCCAGTTGCTGCCCCGCTCCTCGACGGCCGAGCGGATGAACCCGTACACCACCACCTGGACCGGGACCACCGACGGCGACGGGCCGCGGACCTTCCACCTCGTGCTGCTCGACAACGGCCGGACCGACACCCTGGCGGACACCGTGGGCCGGCAGGCGCTGCGCTGCATCCGCTGCTCGGCCTGCCTGAACGTCTGCCCGGTGTACGAGCGGGCCGGCGGGCACGCGTACGGGTCCCCCTATCCGGGGCCGATCGGGGCCATCCTCACACCCCAACTACGCGGCATCACCGGCCCGTTGGAACAGTCGCTGCCGTACGCGTCGTCGCTGTGCGGGGCGTGCTACGAGGTGTGTCCGGTGGCCATCGACATCCCCGAGGTGCTGGTGCACCTGCGGGAGCGGGTGGTGGAGGGCGGCCCGGTCACCCGGCGCGGGGCGCGGGTCGTCCTCAAGCCGGCGAAGGGCCACGCCGCGGAGCGGGCCGCGATGCGGGCCGCGGCCTGGGCGTTCGATCATCCGGGGGCGCTGCGCGGCGGGATGCGGCTGGCCGCACGGACCCGGCGGCTGCATCCCGGGCGGCTGCCGGGTCCGGGCCGGGCCTGGTCCGACACCCGCGCGCTGCCGGCGGTGCCCGCCGAGTCGTTCCGCGACTGGTGGCAACGCACCCGGGGCGGAGCCGACCGGTCGAGGCGAGGAGGCGTCAAGTGA